One window from the genome of Deinococcus roseus encodes:
- a CDS encoding type I polyketide synthase: protein MNDFLDRDHSQSIAIIGMAGRFPDAQNLSEFWQNLQEGRECIRTFSMEELLQAGVSQELLQDPNYVRARPYLEGIELFDHSFFGFTPREASIMDPQHRLLLETAWEAFENAGYVPDTLKERVSVYAGTGENGYLWYNLSAHRELMESMGGFPAIVGNGKDYLASRISYKLNLRGPSLTVQTACSSSLVAIHLGCQSLLSGESDLALAGAVSLALPKIGGYLYQPEGIVSSDGHCRSFDQHADGTLFGSGVGVVLLKRMEDALRDGDFIHGVLLGSALNNDGAHKVGYTAPGVPGQSEVILEALGVAGIEPQQVSYVEAHGSATRLGDPIELRALGQAYEGVEAGTVALGSVKTNIGHVNTAAGMAGLMKTLLGLQHQQIPASLNLHTPTPLVDWAKSPFYINTTLKTWEPFGGRRIAGVSSFGLGGTNAHVIVEEAPQRAPAAPSRTPQLLLFSGRSENAAQQQAQQLAEHLKGAKETLPDVAYTLQVGRKAFSHRRAVVAKSLEEAVQKLQQPAASQLAAPSPEVAWMFPGVGERYAATIRDLYDTEPVFRESLDHCCERLTAHVGLDLRTLLWQEGQVNFRDLRGGAAAGELGRTRHAQPALFAVEYSLAQLWQAWGIQPARLIGHSLGEYVAVTLAGVMSLPDALRVVALRAALIDQEPVGAMLAVPLSEQDILKRLKDGLSLAAVNAPALCVVSGTLEAVGALETELLQEGLAARRLAATHPFHSSRLEHLKPALLQLLQGVKLQAPEIPVLSNLTGNWLTENEACNPAYWAEHLCAPVRFSQGISRLAEDFQGILLEVGPAQSLSVFARQHLQADTHPVFSVLPHPFEQLPAQQHALQTLGKLWCQGVQIDWQGFYASEQRCRVPLPTYPFERQYHWIEPAKQETAVQAATLAFSESQPQQGETSSTPSLSNSNAEQQLLDLYSELLGIQNIRKDQGFFELGGHSLLAVQLISRIREVFGAKLQLVTLFQAPSVEALLPLLDAQPSRQETLDFWQEARLEAEIRPQAGQVAFSGVPGKVLLTGATGFLGAFVVDELLQQTDAQICCLIRAENEAEARERLLANLQNYGVLPADPARLERLQIIVGDLIQRNFGLSAETYQQLAQEVQAVYHVAAWVNWIYPYQALKAANVEGTIEVLRFAVQGTLKPVHHVSSTAVFDVPTYPESSLPAEDFDLASLDYSEGMLTGYAISKWVAEQLVLEARRRGIPTSIYRAAYVAGHSQTGACNTGDFIYRMTKGCIELGLVPDIHVQLNIAPVDFVAEGLVRLSLSQAAGTFHVVNSETSFWQEIIGWMGTLGYPLSKVHYDRWISKIAATPENALYPLVPYLPEDFHAPEDGSAQGRLVDSTLTTSLLQQEGVTCPTANAELLQVYHRFMVHKGFLQDAVTPA from the coding sequence ATGAATGATTTTTTGGACAGAGACCACAGCCAGAGCATCGCCATCATTGGCATGGCTGGACGCTTCCCAGACGCCCAGAACCTCTCGGAATTCTGGCAGAACCTGCAAGAGGGCCGCGAGTGCATCCGCACCTTCAGCATGGAAGAACTCTTGCAGGCCGGGGTTTCCCAGGAACTGCTGCAGGACCCCAACTATGTCAGGGCACGGCCTTATCTGGAAGGGATTGAGCTTTTTGACCACAGCTTTTTTGGTTTCACCCCCCGCGAGGCCAGCATCATGGACCCGCAGCACCGCCTGCTGCTGGAAACCGCCTGGGAGGCCTTCGAGAACGCCGGGTACGTTCCGGACACCCTGAAAGAACGGGTCTCGGTGTACGCTGGAACCGGAGAAAACGGGTACCTGTGGTACAACCTTTCGGCCCACCGGGAACTGATGGAAAGCATGGGTGGCTTTCCGGCCATCGTGGGGAACGGCAAGGATTACCTGGCGTCCCGCATCTCCTACAAGCTGAATTTGCGGGGGCCCAGCCTGACCGTGCAGACCGCCTGCTCGAGTTCGCTGGTGGCCATCCACCTGGGGTGCCAGAGCCTGCTCAGCGGAGAATCGGATCTGGCACTGGCGGGTGCAGTGTCCCTGGCTTTGCCCAAAATTGGGGGTTACCTGTACCAGCCAGAAGGGATTGTGTCCTCGGATGGGCACTGCCGCTCCTTTGACCAGCATGCAGACGGCACCCTGTTTGGCAGCGGGGTGGGTGTGGTGCTGCTCAAACGCATGGAAGACGCCCTCAGGGATGGGGATTTCATTCATGGGGTTTTGCTGGGCAGCGCCCTCAACAACGATGGGGCCCACAAGGTGGGCTACACCGCTCCAGGGGTTCCTGGCCAGTCCGAGGTGATCCTGGAAGCGCTGGGCGTGGCAGGCATCGAACCCCAGCAGGTGTCTTATGTGGAGGCGCACGGCAGCGCCACCCGCCTGGGAGACCCCATCGAACTGCGTGCACTGGGACAGGCATATGAGGGCGTGGAAGCAGGAACGGTTGCACTGGGTTCGGTGAAAACCAACATCGGGCACGTCAACACTGCAGCAGGCATGGCAGGCCTGATGAAAACCCTGCTGGGACTGCAGCACCAGCAGATCCCCGCCAGCCTGAATTTGCACACCCCCACCCCGCTGGTGGACTGGGCAAAGAGCCCTTTTTACATCAACACCACCCTGAAAACCTGGGAACCTTTTGGGGGCAGGCGCATCGCCGGGGTGAGTTCTTTCGGGCTGGGCGGCACCAACGCCCACGTGATTGTGGAGGAGGCCCCACAGCGTGCTCCTGCTGCACCTTCCAGAACCCCCCAGCTGCTGCTGTTCTCAGGACGCAGCGAAAACGCAGCGCAGCAGCAGGCCCAACAGCTTGCAGAACACCTGAAAGGTGCAAAAGAAACCCTGCCAGACGTGGCCTACACCCTGCAGGTGGGACGCAAAGCCTTCTCACACAGGCGGGCCGTGGTGGCAAAAAGCCTGGAAGAGGCCGTGCAGAAACTGCAGCAACCTGCTGCCTCACAACTGGCTGCCCCTTCCCCCGAAGTGGCCTGGATGTTTCCAGGGGTGGGGGAACGTTACGCTGCCACCATCCGCGATCTGTACGACACCGAGCCGGTGTTCCGGGAAAGCCTGGACCACTGCTGTGAACGGCTCACAGCGCATGTGGGGCTGGATCTGCGCACCCTGCTGTGGCAGGAAGGACAGGTCAACTTCCGGGATCTGCGCGGAGGTGCAGCTGCAGGAGAACTGGGCCGCACCCGCCATGCCCAGCCTGCCCTTTTTGCCGTGGAGTACAGCCTTGCGCAACTCTGGCAGGCCTGGGGCATCCAGCCTGCCCGCCTGATCGGGCACAGCCTGGGCGAATACGTGGCGGTGACCCTCGCAGGTGTGATGTCGCTGCCAGACGCCCTGAGGGTGGTGGCTTTGCGGGCCGCCCTGATCGATCAGGAACCTGTGGGGGCCATGCTGGCCGTCCCCCTCTCCGAACAGGACATCCTGAAGCGCCTGAAAGATGGACTCTCTCTGGCTGCTGTGAATGCTCCAGCGCTGTGCGTGGTCTCTGGAACGCTGGAAGCGGTGGGCGCACTGGAAACCGAACTCCTGCAGGAAGGCCTTGCTGCAAGGCGTCTGGCCGCCACCCATCCCTTTCATTCCAGCAGGCTGGAACACCTCAAACCTGCACTTCTGCAACTCCTGCAAGGCGTGAAACTGCAGGCTCCAGAAATTCCAGTGCTGTCCAACCTGACCGGAAACTGGCTCACCGAAAATGAGGCCTGCAACCCCGCTTACTGGGCTGAGCACCTCTGCGCCCCGGTGCGCTTCAGTCAGGGAATCAGCAGGCTGGCAGAGGACTTCCAGGGGATCTTGCTGGAAGTGGGACCGGCCCAGTCGCTCAGCGTGTTTGCCAGACAACACCTGCAGGCAGACACCCACCCCGTCTTCAGTGTGCTGCCCCACCCTTTTGAACAACTTCCTGCGCAGCAGCATGCCCTGCAGACGCTGGGGAAACTGTGGTGCCAGGGCGTGCAGATCGACTGGCAGGGTTTTTATGCGTCAGAACAGCGTTGCCGCGTGCCCTTGCCCACCTATCCTTTTGAGCGCCAGTACCACTGGATTGAACCTGCAAAACAGGAAACGGCAGTGCAAGCTGCGACACTGGCGTTCTCCGAAAGTCAGCCCCAGCAAGGGGAAACCTCCTCCACCCCCTCCCTTTCAAACAGCAACGCAGAACAGCAACTGCTGGACCTTTACAGCGAACTGCTGGGCATCCAGAACATCCGCAAAGACCAGGGGTTCTTTGAACTGGGCGGGCATTCCCTGCTGGCGGTGCAACTGATTTCCCGCATCCGGGAGGTGTTCGGGGCGAAACTGCAACTGGTCACCCTCTTTCAGGCCCCCAGTGTGGAAGCCCTGCTGCCCCTGCTGGACGCGCAGCCTTCCCGGCAGGAAACCCTGGATTTCTGGCAGGAAGCCCGGCTGGAAGCAGAAATTCGCCCTCAGGCCGGTCAAGTGGCCTTCAGTGGGGTGCCCGGAAAAGTGCTGCTCACTGGAGCAACGGGTTTTCTGGGGGCGTTCGTGGTGGATGAACTGCTGCAGCAAACCGACGCCCAGATTTGTTGCCTGATCCGGGCTGAAAACGAAGCAGAGGCCCGTGAACGCCTGCTGGCCAACCTGCAGAATTACGGGGTGCTTCCTGCAGATCCAGCCCGTCTGGAGCGCCTGCAGATCATTGTGGGAGACCTCATCCAGCGCAATTTTGGTCTGTCTGCAGAAACTTACCAGCAACTGGCCCAGGAAGTGCAGGCGGTGTACCACGTTGCGGCCTGGGTGAACTGGATTTACCCCTATCAGGCCCTCAAAGCGGCCAACGTGGAAGGCACCATTGAGGTGCTGCGTTTTGCTGTGCAGGGCACCCTCAAACCGGTGCATCATGTGTCTTCCACAGCGGTCTTTGATGTGCCCACCTACCCCGAATCCAGCCTGCCTGCTGAAGACTTTGACCTGGCTTCCCTGGATTACAGCGAGGGGATGCTCACCGGGTATGCCATCAGCAAATGGGTGGCGGAACAACTGGTGCTGGAAGCCCGCAGGCGCGGCATTCCCACCAGCATCTACCGCGCGGCTTACGTGGCGGGCCACAGCCAGACCGGGGCCTGCAACACCGGGGATTTCATTTACCGCATGACCAAGGGCTGCATTGAACTGGGGCTGGTCCCGGACATCCATGTGCAGCTCAACATCGCCCCGGTGGATTTTGTGGCTGAAGGGCTGGTCCGGCTTTCCCTGAGCCAGGCAGCAGGCACCTTCCATGTGGTGAACAGTGAAACCTCCTTCTGGCAGGAAATCATCGGCTGGATGGGCACGCTGGGGTATCCCCTCAGCAAGGTGCATTACGACCGCTGGATCAGCAAGATTGCGGCCACCCCGGAAAACGCCCTGTACCCGCTGGTGCCGTACCTTCCCGAGGATTTCCACGCCCCCGAGGACGGCAGCGCACAGGGCAGGCTGGTGGACAGCACCCTCACCACCAGTTTGCTGCAACAGGAGGGGGTCACTTGCCCCACCGCCAATGCAGAGCTGTTGCAGGTGTACCACCGCTTCATGGTGCACAAAGGCTTCCTGCAGGACGCGGTGACCCCCGCATGA